One Lentibacillus cibarius DNA window includes the following coding sequences:
- the rpsP gene encoding 30S ribosomal protein S16, translating into MAVKIRMKRMGSKRNPFYRIVVADSRSPRDGRFIEQIGTYNPVVNPIEVKINEDKALDWMTKGAKPSDTVRNLFSKQGIMKKFHEQKN; encoded by the coding sequence ATGGCTGTAAAAATCCGTATGAAACGTATGGGATCAAAACGCAATCCATTCTACCGTATTGTTGTAGCTGATTCACGTTCACCACGAGACGGGCGGTTTATCGAGCAAATCGGGACATATAATCCCGTTGTTAACCCGATTGAAGTTAAGATAAATGAAGATAAAGCACTGGATTGGATGACAAAAGGTGCGAAGCCGAGTGATACAGTACGCAATCTTTTCTCTAAACAAGGCATCATGAAAAAATTCCACGAACAGAAAAACTAA
- a CDS encoding KH domain-containing protein, with protein MKALIETIVTPLVDQPEDIVVTETEEDTKIVFHLTVNQNDVGKVIGKNGRIAKSIRTIVYAAKTDANKRIYLDIM; from the coding sequence ATGAAAGCCCTGATTGAAACAATTGTCACACCGTTAGTCGATCAGCCTGAGGACATCGTTGTAACGGAAACAGAAGAAGACACCAAAATTGTTTTCCATCTAACCGTTAATCAAAATGATGTTGGCAAGGTGATCGGCAAAAACGGTAGAATTGCCAAGTCAATCCGTACGATTGTGTATGCTGCAAAGACGGATGCGAACAAACGTATTTATTTGGATATTATGTAG
- a CDS encoding YlqD family protein — protein MQMIRKVLVKQVVTEKSKEELRKNFYDHKMRLEQECQQLRFEQRKLENKRNVSKQEISERFQQEIKNRKEKMKLADFKLEQLDILEIGSEITEKEVDALVEVNVGAHWDEIMGEAAIVIKDGVVVRIDQ, from the coding sequence ATGCAAATGATCAGGAAGGTCCTTGTTAAACAGGTTGTTACGGAGAAAAGTAAAGAAGAATTGCGGAAAAATTTTTATGACCATAAAATGCGGCTTGAACAAGAATGTCAACAGCTTCGGTTTGAACAGCGCAAGTTAGAGAATAAGCGAAATGTATCTAAGCAAGAAATTTCGGAGCGATTTCAACAAGAAATAAAAAATCGTAAAGAAAAAATGAAACTCGCTGATTTTAAACTTGAGCAGTTGGATATTCTGGAAATAGGTAGTGAAATAACGGAAAAAGAAGTTGACGCTCTTGTTGAAGTCAATGTAGGTGCGCATTGGGATGAAATCATGGGAGAAGCAGCCATTGTCATTAAAGATGGTGTCGTTGTCCGAATTGATCAGTAG
- the rimM gene encoding ribosome maturation factor RimM (Essential for efficient processing of 16S rRNA), whose amino-acid sequence MTEMFNAGKIVNTHGVKGEVKVQRITDFDDRFAIGNRLMLEKEHGQIEELVIDGHRIHKGFDLIHFKGYDNINDVEQWKGYYLKITEDQLTELDEGEFYYHEIIGCSVYLTNGDKLGIIKEILAPGANDVWVVQREKGKDVLIPYIADVVKEVDVSAQKVVIEPMEGLLD is encoded by the coding sequence ATGACAGAAATGTTTAATGCAGGCAAGATTGTGAACACACATGGTGTAAAAGGTGAGGTTAAGGTACAGCGGATTACGGATTTTGATGACCGGTTTGCAATTGGTAACAGGCTGATGCTTGAGAAGGAACACGGTCAGATAGAGGAATTGGTAATTGATGGGCATCGGATTCATAAAGGCTTCGATCTTATCCATTTTAAAGGCTATGATAATATAAACGATGTCGAGCAATGGAAAGGATATTACCTGAAAATCACCGAAGATCAGCTAACCGAATTAGATGAAGGTGAATTCTACTATCATGAAATTATTGGGTGTTCTGTTTATCTCACAAACGGTGATAAACTGGGAATAATCAAAGAAATCCTCGCGCCAGGTGCAAATGATGTATGGGTTGTTCAGCGCGAAAAAGGAAAAGATGTGTTGATTCCTTATATTGCGGATGTTGTCAAAGAGGTAGACGTCTCCGCCCAAAAAGTGGTCATCGAACCAATGGAAGGACTGCTAGATTGA
- the trmD gene encoding tRNA (guanosine(37)-N1)-methyltransferase TrmD produces MHIDVLTLFPEMIEGVLQASILKKAQEKEKFSYNLVNFRDYSTNKHMKVDDYPYGGGAGMVLTPQPVFDTVEAITNDRATKPRIILMCPQGEQYSQQKAEELAEEDHLLFICGHYEGYDERIREHLVTDEISIGDYVLTGGELGAMVVIDSVVRLLPDVLGNEASAPEDSFSTGLLEHPHYTRPANFRGMKVPEILLSGDHGKIAAWRSNESLKRTYERRRDLIDEATLSEADKKVLNEINQNKC; encoded by the coding sequence ATGCATATTGATGTATTAACACTATTTCCGGAAATGATTGAAGGCGTATTACAAGCGTCGATTTTAAAAAAGGCGCAGGAAAAGGAAAAATTCAGTTATAATCTGGTGAACTTCCGTGATTACTCCACGAACAAACATATGAAAGTAGACGATTATCCGTATGGTGGTGGTGCGGGTATGGTCCTGACGCCACAGCCAGTGTTTGATACCGTAGAGGCTATAACAAACGATAGGGCAACAAAGCCACGAATTATTTTAATGTGTCCGCAAGGGGAGCAGTACAGCCAGCAGAAAGCAGAGGAACTGGCCGAAGAGGATCACCTTTTATTTATTTGCGGCCATTATGAAGGTTATGATGAGCGGATTCGAGAACATCTTGTAACAGATGAAATTTCCATTGGTGATTATGTGCTGACCGGTGGAGAACTTGGCGCTATGGTCGTGATTGACAGTGTTGTGCGTCTATTGCCGGACGTGCTTGGGAATGAAGCTTCAGCACCGGAAGACTCCTTTTCGACCGGACTCCTAGAGCATCCGCACTATACACGCCCCGCAAATTTCCGTGGCATGAAAGTTCCGGAGATTCTATTATCAGGAGATCATGGGAAAATTGCAGCATGGCGCAGCAACGAGTCGCTGAAACGGACGTATGAGCGGCGTAGAGATTTAATTGATGAAGCAACTTTATCAGAAGCGGATAAAAAAGTTTTGAATGAAATTAACCAGAACAAATGTTGA
- the rplS gene encoding 50S ribosomal protein L19: MQNIIEEVTKDQLRTDHPEFRPGDTLKVHVKVVEGSRERIQVFEGVVIKRQGGGISETFTVRKISYGIGIERTFPLHSPRIAKIDVSRRGIVRRAKLYYLRNLRGKAARIKERR, from the coding sequence ATGCAAAACATTATTGAAGAAGTGACAAAGGATCAACTTCGTACCGATCATCCTGAGTTCCGCCCAGGTGACACGTTGAAAGTTCACGTTAAAGTTGTTGAAGGTAGCCGTGAACGTATCCAGGTGTTTGAAGGTGTTGTCATCAAACGTCAGGGTGGCGGAATCAGTGAAACATTTACGGTAAGAAAAATTTCTTACGGTATCGGTATCGAGCGTACATTCCCGCTGCATTCACCTCGCATTGCGAAAATTGATGTTTCTCGTCGTGGTATTGTTCGGCGTGCGAAACTTTATTATCTTCGTAATCTGCGCGGAAAAGCAGCGCGTATTAAAGAACGTCGCTAA
- the lepB gene encoding signal peptidase I — translation MEKKKKSEWFDWIKALLIAFGIAFIIRMFFFTPIVVDGPSMMPTLHNGDQMIVNKFIYDIQNPDRFDIVVFHASEKKDFIKRVIGLPGEHVSVKNDVLHIDGKKVKEPFLQERKEDMHSYQTLTGDFQLEDLPGEYETIPEGYVLVLGDNRNNSTDSRMLGLVSMDKIVGKTSFIYWPLDRIQIIHDD, via the coding sequence ATGGAGAAAAAGAAGAAAAGCGAATGGTTTGATTGGATTAAAGCGTTATTAATTGCTTTCGGTATAGCTTTTATCATCCGGATGTTCTTTTTTACCCCGATTGTTGTTGACGGTCCATCGATGATGCCAACTTTACATAATGGCGATCAAATGATTGTCAACAAATTCATTTACGATATCCAGAATCCTGACCGATTTGATATCGTTGTATTCCATGCTTCTGAAAAAAAAGATTTCATTAAACGTGTAATTGGATTGCCAGGAGAACACGTGTCAGTAAAAAATGATGTATTACATATTGACGGTAAAAAAGTGAAGGAACCTTTTTTACAGGAACGAAAAGAAGACATGCATTCCTACCAAACATTGACGGGCGATTTTCAGCTTGAGGATCTTCCTGGCGAATACGAAACGATTCCGGAGGGTTATGTGCTGGTACTTGGGGATAATCGAAATAATTCTACAGACAGTCGGATGTTAGGGCTTGTTTCCATGGATAAGATTGTGGGGAAAACCAGTTTCATCTACTGGCCACTCGATCGAATTCAAATAATACATGATGATTAG
- the ylqF gene encoding ribosome biogenesis GTPase YlqF, producing the protein MTIQWFPGHMAKAKREVEEKLKLVDFAVELVDARAPYSSQNPMLQDVLQQKPKMIVMMKKDLADAEITADWLAYFHDQGMKAVAINVNDKADIKRVIQTANQMSKEKMDKLRKKGINPRAARAMILGIPNVGKSTLINRLANKKIAQIGDKPGVTKQQQWIKVKGDFELLDTPGILWPKFEEEIVGYRLAAIGTIKDQLLPLDDVVAFVIQYVQQYYPDQLEERYGIGRDAEDMWDIFVSIGKQRGALESGGNVNFDKVADLVIRDLRTGKLGEMTLETPPQ; encoded by the coding sequence TTGACGATACAATGGTTTCCGGGACATATGGCAAAAGCAAAGCGTGAAGTGGAAGAGAAGCTGAAGTTAGTTGATTTTGCGGTGGAGCTTGTTGATGCACGTGCCCCTTACTCCTCACAAAACCCAATGCTTCAAGACGTCTTACAGCAAAAGCCAAAAATGATTGTCATGATGAAAAAAGATCTTGCAGATGCCGAGATAACGGCTGATTGGCTTGCTTACTTCCATGATCAGGGAATGAAGGCTGTTGCCATTAATGTGAACGATAAAGCCGATATAAAACGTGTGATACAAACAGCGAACCAGATGAGCAAAGAAAAAATGGATAAGTTGCGGAAAAAAGGTATTAATCCGCGGGCTGCTCGGGCCATGATTCTTGGTATCCCGAATGTGGGTAAGTCGACGTTAATTAATCGTCTAGCCAATAAAAAAATCGCTCAGATTGGTGATAAGCCGGGCGTGACTAAGCAGCAGCAATGGATCAAAGTTAAAGGCGACTTTGAACTGCTTGATACCCCGGGGATTTTATGGCCGAAGTTTGAGGAAGAAATCGTTGGTTACCGGCTGGCAGCCATTGGCACTATTAAAGATCAGCTCCTGCCGCTGGATGATGTTGTCGCATTTGTCATTCAGTATGTGCAACAATACTATCCGGACCAGTTGGAAGAGCGTTATGGAATTGGTCGAGATGCAGAAGACATGTGGGACATATTTGTTTCTATTGGCAAGCAGCGCGGTGCATTAGAAAGTGGTGGCAACGTCAATTTTGATAAAGTAGCTGATTTGGTTATCCGTGACCTCAGGACAGGGAAGCTTGGTGAGATGACATTGGAAACGCCTCCGCAGTAG
- a CDS encoding ribonuclease HII has product MEQQSIAVLKQLFEADELNETYINQLKSDERKGVQKLIERYEQKKLKEKALEDNFLRMSRYEQKHYANGCDFIAGIDEAGRGPLAGPVVAAAVILPRDFKLLGLNDSKQLNEQTREKYFTIIKNEAVSYGVSVIDNQKIDEINIYEATKLAMYDAVQQLDPAPEHILTDAVSLERLSCTSEAITKGDQESVSIAAASILAKVTRDHFMKELHEQYPAYGFSSNMGYGTKQHLNMLAEQGISPYHRKSFTPVRNAIS; this is encoded by the coding sequence TTGGAACAACAGTCGATAGCAGTATTAAAACAGTTATTTGAAGCCGATGAATTGAATGAAACATACATAAATCAACTTAAATCAGATGAGCGTAAAGGGGTACAAAAGCTCATTGAACGGTATGAGCAGAAAAAATTAAAGGAAAAAGCATTGGAAGACAATTTTCTCCGCATGTCCCGGTACGAACAAAAACATTATGCAAATGGTTGTGACTTTATAGCTGGGATAGATGAAGCAGGCCGTGGTCCGCTGGCAGGTCCGGTTGTCGCTGCGGCTGTTATTTTGCCGCGTGATTTTAAATTGCTGGGGTTGAATGATTCTAAACAATTGAATGAACAGACGCGCGAAAAATATTTCACCATTATCAAAAATGAAGCTGTTAGTTACGGTGTTTCGGTAATTGATAATCAAAAAATCGATGAAATCAATATCTATGAAGCTACGAAACTAGCTATGTATGATGCAGTTCAACAACTGGATCCGGCCCCGGAACATATCCTGACTGATGCAGTGTCACTTGAAAGATTGTCGTGTACGTCCGAGGCAATAACTAAAGGGGATCAGGAAAGCGTATCCATTGCTGCTGCGAGTATTTTAGCAAAAGTTACTAGGGACCATTTCATGAAGGAGTTACATGAGCAATACCCGGCGTATGGTTTTTCGTCTAATATGGGTTATGGGACGAAACAGCATCTAAACATGCTCGCTGAACAGGGTATTTCCCCTTATCATCGGAAATCATTTACACCAGTACGCAATGCTATCAGCTAG
- a CDS encoding EscU/YscU/HrcU family type III secretion system export apparatus switch protein codes for MTIKRKKAVAMRYNRDRDRAPSVAASGKGLIASDMIQRAKAHHVPIQEDESLVELLAELNINETIPEELYQAVAEVFAFVYRTDQHLGNK; via the coding sequence ATGACAATTAAACGAAAGAAAGCTGTGGCGATGCGGTACAATCGGGATCGTGACCGGGCGCCAAGCGTTGCCGCATCAGGGAAAGGCTTGATTGCTAGCGATATGATTCAACGGGCAAAAGCGCACCATGTTCCTATACAGGAGGATGAATCGTTGGTGGAACTGTTGGCCGAGTTAAATATTAACGAAACCATACCAGAGGAACTCTATCAGGCTGTTGCTGAGGTGTTTGCCTTTGTATATAGGACAGATCAGCATCTGGGAAATAAATAA
- the sucC gene encoding ADP-forming succinate--CoA ligase subunit beta has product MNIHEYQGKDILRESGVSVPNGHVAYTVDEAVEAANKLNGSVTVVKAQINAGGRGKAGGVKIAKNSDEVRTYANEILGKNLVTHQTGPEGKEVKRLLIEEGSDIKNEYYVGLVLDRATSRVVMMASEEGGTEIEEVAAETPEKIFKEVIDPVVGLSGYQARRLAFNINIPDELIGKAAKFMIGLYNVFVEKDCSIAEINPLVTTGDGEVMALDAKLNFDDNALFRHRDIAELRDVEEEDEKEIEASKYDLSYVALDGNIGCMVNGAGLAMSTMDIIKHYGGEPANFLDVGGGATAEKVTEAFKIILSDSNVKGIFVNIFGGIMKCDVIAEGVVEATKQVGLDIPLVVRLEGTNVELGKQILDESGLNITSAGSMADGAEKIVSAVKK; this is encoded by the coding sequence ATGAACATTCATGAGTATCAAGGCAAAGATATCTTGCGCGAATCAGGCGTAAGTGTTCCGAATGGGCATGTGGCATATACGGTTGACGAAGCAGTTGAAGCCGCCAATAAACTGAACGGTAGCGTTACTGTTGTAAAAGCGCAAATCAATGCCGGCGGTCGGGGTAAAGCCGGCGGTGTTAAAATTGCCAAAAATTCGGATGAAGTGCGTACATATGCGAATGAAATTTTAGGCAAAAATCTAGTGACGCATCAGACTGGTCCTGAAGGTAAAGAAGTGAAACGCCTACTGATTGAGGAAGGTAGCGATATTAAAAACGAATATTATGTGGGCCTTGTACTTGACCGTGCCACATCTCGTGTTGTCATGATGGCATCAGAGGAAGGTGGAACGGAAATCGAGGAAGTAGCTGCAGAGACACCAGAAAAAATCTTTAAAGAAGTAATTGATCCGGTTGTCGGACTCTCTGGTTATCAAGCACGCAGATTGGCGTTTAATATCAATATTCCGGACGAATTAATCGGCAAAGCGGCTAAATTCATGATTGGACTTTATAACGTATTTGTGGAAAAAGATTGTTCTATTGCCGAAATTAACCCGCTTGTAACAACTGGTGATGGGGAAGTAATGGCACTTGATGCTAAACTGAATTTTGATGACAACGCCTTGTTCCGCCATAGAGACATCGCCGAATTGCGAGACGTGGAGGAAGAAGATGAAAAAGAAATTGAAGCATCCAAATATGACTTAAGTTATGTTGCGCTTGACGGCAATATTGGCTGCATGGTCAATGGTGCAGGACTGGCAATGTCAACGATGGATATTATTAAACATTATGGCGGCGAGCCTGCTAACTTCCTTGACGTTGGCGGTGGTGCGACAGCGGAAAAAGTTACCGAAGCATTCAAAATCATTTTGTCCGATTCAAATGTAAAAGGAATTTTTGTCAACATTTTCGGCGGAATCATGAAATGTGATGTCATCGCAGAAGGTGTTGTAGAAGCAACGAAACAAGTAGGGCTTGATATTCCACTTGTTGTACGCCTGGAAGGAACGAATGTTGAATTAGGCAAGCAAATTTTGGACGAGTCAGGTCTGAACATCACATCTGCTGGGTCCATGGCTGACGGCGCAGAGAAGATTGTATCCGCAGTAAAAAAATAA
- the sucD gene encoding succinate--CoA ligase subunit alpha, with protein MSVYVNKDTKVIVQGITGGTAKFHTKQMLEYGTKVVGGVTPKKGGTEVEGVPVYNTVQEAVDATGANASVVYVPAPAAADAILEAVDAELDLVICITEHIPVMDMVKVKRAMEGKKTRLVGPNCPGVITADECKIGIMPGYIHKKGHIGVVSRSGTLTYEAVHQLSEAGYGQTTAVGIGGDPVNGTDFIDTLQAFNEDPETEAVVMIGEIGGTAEEEAAEWVKANMNKPVVGFIGGATAPPGKRMGHAGAIISGGKGTAEEKIRTMNECGIKTADTPAEIGETMINALKENGLEEKCKTH; from the coding sequence ATGAGTGTATATGTCAATAAAGATACAAAAGTTATTGTCCAGGGAATCACTGGCGGAACAGCCAAATTCCATACGAAACAAATGCTTGAATATGGTACGAAAGTAGTTGGCGGTGTTACACCGAAAAAAGGTGGAACAGAAGTCGAAGGTGTTCCAGTATACAATACGGTACAGGAAGCCGTTGATGCAACTGGTGCCAATGCATCTGTTGTTTATGTTCCAGCGCCAGCAGCTGCTGATGCGATTCTGGAGGCGGTTGATGCTGAACTGGATTTGGTTATCTGTATTACCGAACATATTCCGGTAATGGACATGGTTAAAGTGAAACGCGCCATGGAAGGTAAGAAAACGCGGCTTGTCGGTCCGAACTGCCCGGGTGTTATCACTGCTGATGAGTGTAAAATCGGTATTATGCCAGGATATATCCATAAAAAAGGACACATCGGTGTCGTCTCTCGTTCCGGTACATTGACGTATGAAGCCGTACATCAGCTATCAGAAGCTGGTTATGGCCAGACAACTGCTGTTGGTATTGGCGGCGACCCTGTCAATGGCACAGACTTTATTGATACACTGCAAGCTTTCAATGAAGATCCCGAAACAGAAGCTGTTGTCATGATTGGCGAAATCGGCGGTACGGCTGAAGAAGAGGCAGCTGAATGGGTGAAGGCAAACATGAACAAACCGGTTGTCGGCTTTATCGGTGGAGCAACGGCACCTCCGGGAAAACGGATGGGCCATGCTGGTGCAATCATTTCAGGTGGTAAAGGAACGGCTGAAGAAAAAATCCGTACGATGAATGAATGTGGAATTAAGACAGCTGATACACCAGCAGAAATCGGTGAAACGATGATTAACGCTCTAAAAGAAAATGGTCTAGAGGAGAAGTGTAAAACACACTAA
- the dprA gene encoding DNA-processing protein DprA, with the protein MEKTRKRLIHISRCRGVTRRTIRQFIRYDPTLESIYKLTPSAINQHFSLPLKKASLFYAELRNSKVKTQIQHDSKYCRIITVVDDTYPPVLKTIKDAPLVLYALGDLNLLTQQPMLSVIGTRRPSQEAMPKMREFVLPLVKQGWIIVSGMAKGIDSYAHHLAVNHDGKTIAVLGSGFNYIYPRQNVQLFRRIATKGLVLSEYAPNTPPERFHFPERNRIISGLSFGTFVIEATERSGTLITVDQALDQGRDVYALPGSPMATYAKGCNKMIQDGAKLVQNPEDITDEWQAMESYWVI; encoded by the coding sequence TTGGAAAAAACCCGTAAGCGATTGATTCATATCTCCCGATGCCGTGGCGTTACTCGTAGGACTATACGTCAATTTATTCGCTATGACCCTACATTGGAAAGTATTTATAAACTTACACCTTCTGCCATTAACCAACACTTTTCATTGCCACTTAAGAAAGCCTCCCTGTTTTATGCAGAACTCCGTAATTCCAAAGTGAAAACGCAAATTCAACATGACTCGAAATACTGTCGGATTATAACAGTAGTTGACGATACCTATCCGCCTGTGTTAAAAACTATTAAAGATGCGCCATTAGTGTTATATGCATTAGGGGATTTAAATTTATTGACACAGCAACCTATGTTAAGTGTGATAGGTACGAGGAGACCATCACAGGAAGCAATGCCCAAGATGAGAGAATTTGTACTGCCGTTAGTTAAACAAGGGTGGATTATCGTCAGTGGGATGGCGAAAGGAATTGACAGCTATGCACATCATCTTGCAGTAAATCACGATGGTAAAACAATTGCTGTGTTGGGCAGCGGTTTTAATTATATTTATCCGAGACAGAACGTCCAACTGTTCAGGCGAATTGCCACCAAAGGATTAGTGCTATCCGAATACGCTCCGAATACCCCGCCGGAAAGATTTCATTTTCCTGAACGAAATCGAATCATCAGTGGATTGTCATTTGGTACGTTTGTTATTGAAGCTACCGAACGTAGCGGTACGTTAATCACAGTGGATCAGGCACTTGATCAGGGAAGAGACGTGTATGCGCTTCCGGGGTCACCAATGGCCACATACGCTAAAGGATGTAATAAAATGATTCAGGATGGGGCGAAACTGGTGCAGAATCCGGAAGATATTACAGATGAATGGCAGGCAATGGAATCATATTGGGTCATATGA
- the topA gene encoding type I DNA topoisomerase, producing the protein MSDYLVIVESPAKAKTIERYLGKKYKVKASMGHVRDLPKSQMGVDPDNQYKPKYITIRGKGDVLKDLKSAAKKAKKVFLAADPDREGEAIAWHLAYALNVDEDSKCRVVFNEITKDAIKESFKNPRSIDHDLVDAQQARRILDRLVGYNISPLLWKKVKKGLSAGRVQSVAVKMIIDREKEIQNFKPEEYWSIEANFHKDSESFEGSFYGVDGKKQKLKSEADVKAVTEKLDGKKFSVDKVNKRERKRNPAKPFTTSSLQQEAARKLNFRAKKTMMVAQQLYEGIDLGKKAGGITGLITYMRTDSTRISDTAKQEAKNYIEETYGKNFLGFSKKSKQQEGAQDAHEAVRPTSVSRDPKSLKPILSRDQFRLYKLIWERFLASQMAPAVMDTMTVHLFNNGVEFRATGSKVKFKGFMKVYVEGTDDKKKDDNKFLPDLTEGMVVEAKEITPNQHFTQPPPRYTEARLVRTMEEQGIGRPSTYAPTLDTVQRRGYVQLDNKRFVPTELGEIVIDILKEFFPQIIDLDFTVKMEEDLDAVEEGKAKWIDVLDEFYVDFRKRLEKAEEEMEKVEIRDEPAGIDCEQCGHEMVYKMGRYGKFMACSNFPECRNTKPILKKIGVTCPRCKKGDIVERKSKKNRKFYGCDQYPECEFVSWDKPISRPCPKCGSLMVEKKTKKESRVQCTNCDYRESEAN; encoded by the coding sequence ATGTCAGATTATCTCGTGATCGTTGAATCGCCGGCAAAGGCGAAAACGATTGAACGCTATTTAGGAAAAAAATATAAGGTGAAAGCATCCATGGGACATGTCCGAGATTTACCAAAAAGTCAAATGGGTGTTGATCCGGATAATCAATATAAACCGAAATATATCACGATTCGTGGTAAAGGGGACGTATTAAAAGATTTAAAATCTGCTGCCAAAAAGGCTAAAAAAGTATTTCTTGCAGCGGACCCTGACAGAGAAGGGGAAGCAATTGCCTGGCATTTGGCATATGCTTTAAATGTTGATGAAGATTCCAAATGTCGTGTTGTTTTTAATGAAATTACAAAAGATGCAATTAAGGAATCATTTAAAAATCCGCGTTCCATTGACCATGATTTGGTCGATGCACAGCAGGCAAGGCGGATTCTCGACAGACTTGTCGGCTACAATATTAGCCCCCTACTATGGAAGAAAGTGAAAAAGGGGTTAAGCGCCGGCCGTGTACAGTCGGTTGCCGTAAAAATGATTATTGACCGAGAAAAGGAAATTCAAAATTTTAAACCAGAAGAGTACTGGTCCATTGAAGCTAACTTTCATAAGGATTCAGAGAGCTTTGAAGGATCGTTTTATGGTGTGGACGGCAAGAAGCAAAAACTAAAGTCAGAGGCTGATGTTAAAGCGGTTACGGAAAAGTTGGACGGGAAGAAATTTTCCGTTGATAAGGTGAATAAACGAGAACGTAAACGTAATCCGGCGAAACCGTTTACAACATCTTCCTTGCAGCAGGAGGCAGCACGCAAACTAAACTTCCGTGCCAAGAAGACAATGATGGTTGCCCAGCAATTGTACGAAGGAATTGATCTGGGAAAGAAAGCCGGGGGAATTACCGGTCTTATCACTTATATGCGTACGGACTCGACACGTATATCAGACACCGCAAAACAGGAAGCAAAAAACTATATTGAAGAAACTTACGGCAAAAACTTTCTTGGTTTTTCCAAAAAATCTAAACAGCAAGAAGGTGCACAGGATGCCCATGAAGCAGTCAGGCCTACTTCAGTCTCGCGGGATCCGAAGTCACTAAAACCGATTTTGTCAAGGGATCAGTTCCGTCTTTATAAATTGATTTGGGAACGATTCCTCGCAAGTCAAATGGCTCCCGCTGTTATGGACACGATGACGGTTCATTTATTTAATAATGGGGTTGAATTCCGGGCAACTGGTTCAAAAGTCAAATTTAAAGGTTTTATGAAGGTTTACGTAGAAGGAACAGATGATAAGAAAAAAGACGATAATAAATTTTTGCCTGACTTGACGGAAGGCATGGTTGTAGAGGCGAAGGAAATTACACCAAATCAGCATTTTACCCAGCCACCGCCAAGGTATACAGAGGCAAGGCTTGTTCGAACAATGGAAGAACAAGGGATTGGCCGACCTTCAACTTATGCGCCTACATTGGATACCGTTCAGCGTAGGGGCTATGTGCAGCTGGACAACAAACGATTTGTACCAACAGAATTGGGCGAAATTGTTATTGATATTTTAAAAGAGTTCTTTCCACAAATTATAGACCTTGATTTCACTGTTAAAATGGAAGAGGATTTAGACGCTGTAGAAGAAGGGAAAGCTAAATGGATTGATGTTTTAGATGAATTTTACGTAGATTTCCGGAAGCGCCTCGAAAAAGCGGAAGAGGAAATGGAAAAGGTGGAGATCCGCGATGAGCCAGCCGGAATTGATTGCGAACAATGCGGGCATGAAATGGTTTATAAAATGGGGAGATATGGCAAATTTATGGCTTGTTCCAATTTCCCGGAGTGTCGGAATACCAAGCCGATCCTGAAGAAAATCGGGGTCACCTGTCCGCGTTGCAAGAAAGGCGATATTGTGGAACGAAAATCTAAAAAGAACCGCAAATTTTATGGTTGTGATCAATATCCGGAATGCGAATTTGTATCATGGGATAAACCTATCTCCAGACCTTGCCCGAAATGTGGATCACTCATGGTCGAAAAGAAAACGAAAAAAGAATCGCGTGTACAATGCACTAATTGTGATTATCGAGAAAGTGAAGCGAATTGA